In Stomoxys calcitrans chromosome 2, idStoCalc2.1, whole genome shotgun sequence, the following proteins share a genomic window:
- the LOC106095621 gene encoding serine/arginine repetitive matrix protein 2 isoform X1: MTSTLCKIHVNNSTGVSLNERFTAMTTQPKVTVAGRSRGSSMERSTRIRVPNAATPANQRLLAELHRKHKLQAAMKLKRRSMRTVGGGSGGSYGRIKRGSVKALRVGANGKPIRTNSLSNIATMNADREILKRRNTTPLRRSNSSGNLANRLGPRRPVVGGAAQRIARRRMDRQRGGALERGGRSLTNGNRSRSRNRSTAPPVQGNGVRGRSRSRSRQNVANAVPRGRSRSRSRLPVRSRSRNRGREGAPAKSSLPIKARLGVRPGPNAKSTANNRNGNRNGNRNNRRRSVSIGSRGIQAGRVQKRRNSAPQNATNRVKTGNNNRPRSRSATRNANGIQQRPRSRSRSRSRTRKGQVGQQGGPGQVQQKRGRGQTQQRRSVPTQQRGRGGTMQQRGRVGQMQQRRGGQAQQRGRSQQRRGGSANKAQKGSNNPKANSQPRRGRSRSRTGGRGGPRAQGKSTKEAVNKDDLDKELDQYMATTKTENDMDFLLKN, from the exons ATGACTTCAACGTTATGTAAAATACATGTCAACAACTCGACAGGTGTCTCGTTAAATGAACGTTTCACCGCCATGACAACGCAGCCTAAAGTAACGGTTGCCGGTCGCAGTCGTGGTAGCAGCATGGAACGCTCCACTCGTATACGAGTACCCAATGCAGCAACGCCTGCTAATCAACGTCTTTTAGCAGAACTACATAGGAAACACAAACTACAAGCAGCCATGAAACTGAAGCGT AGAAGTATGCGCACCGTCGGCGGAGGTTCAGGAGGATCATATGGAAGAATTAAACGGGGCAGTGTTAAAGCCTTGCGCGTTGGAGCCAATGGAAAGCCCATCAGGACAAATAGCTTGTCCAATATTGCAAC CATGAATGCTGATCGTGAAATCTTAAAGAGACGGAACACTACACCCTTGCGTCGTTCGAATTCATCGGGCAATTTAGCCAATCGTTTGGGACCCCGACGTCCCGTAGTTGGAGGTGCTGCTCAACGTATAGCCCGCAGGCGCATGGATAGACAACGCGGTGGCGCTCTTGAGCGAGGTGGCAGATCCTTGACAAACGGCAATCGTAGTCGATCTCGTAATCGCTCCACTGCACCACCAGTTCAAGGAAATGGTGTTAGGGGACGTTCTCGATCCCGATCTCGTCAAAATGTGGCAAATGCTGTTCCTCGTGGACGTTCCAGAAGTCGCAGCCGTCTTCCAGTCCGTTCTCGCAGCCGTAATAGGGGGCGCGAAGGAGCACCAGCAAAATCCTCCTTACCCATTAAAGCTCGTTTGGGCGTGCGCCCTGGTCCAAATGCAAAATCGACAGCTAACAATAGAAACGGGAATAGAAACGGCAATAGAAACAACAGAAGGCGCAGTGTCAGTATTGGTAGTCGTGGAATACAAGCGGGTCGTGTTCAAAAACGACGAAACTCAGCACCTCAAAATGCGACAAACCGAGTAAAAACTGGAAATAACAATCGTCCACGATCAAG ATCTGCCACTCGCAATGCCAATGGAATACAACAACGCCCACGTTCACGTTCTCGTTCCCGTTCTCGAACACGCAAGGGTCAGGTAGGTCAGCAAGGTGGTCCAGGCCAAGTGCAACAAAAACGTGGTCGCGGCCAAACACAGCAAAGAAGAAGCGTCCCGACTCAACAAAGAGGTCGTGGCGGCACAATGCAGCAAAGAGGTCGTGTCGGCCAAATGCAGCAAAGACGCGGTGGACAAGCGCAACAGAGAGGGCGTAGTCAGCAAAGGCGTGGCGGAAGTGCCAATAAAGCTCAAAAAGGTAGTAACAACCCCAAAGCAAATAGCCAACCAAGACGTGGACGTAGTCGCAGCCGAACTGGTGGACGCGGAGGTCCACGCGCCCAAG gaaaatccACAAAAGAGGCCGTTAACAAAGATGACCTCGACAAGGAGCTGGATCAATACATGGCCACAACCAAGACTGAAAATGATATGGATTTcttgttaaaaaattaa
- the LOC106095621 gene encoding serine/arginine-rich splicing factor 4 isoform X2 — MRTVGGGSGGSYGRIKRGSVKALRVGANGKPIRTNSLSNIATMNADREILKRRNTTPLRRSNSSGNLANRLGPRRPVVGGAAQRIARRRMDRQRGGALERGGRSLTNGNRSRSRNRSTAPPVQGNGVRGRSRSRSRQNVANAVPRGRSRSRSRLPVRSRSRNRGREGAPAKSSLPIKARLGVRPGPNAKSTANNRNGNRNGNRNNRRRSVSIGSRGIQAGRVQKRRNSAPQNATNRVKTGNNNRPRSRSATRNANGIQQRPRSRSRSRSRTRKGQVGQQGGPGQVQQKRGRGQTQQRRSVPTQQRGRGGTMQQRGRVGQMQQRRGGQAQQRGRSQQRRGGSANKAQKGSNNPKANSQPRRGRSRSRTGGRGGPRAQGKSTKEAVNKDDLDKELDQYMATTKTENDMDFLLKN, encoded by the exons ATGCGCACCGTCGGCGGAGGTTCAGGAGGATCATATGGAAGAATTAAACGGGGCAGTGTTAAAGCCTTGCGCGTTGGAGCCAATGGAAAGCCCATCAGGACAAATAGCTTGTCCAATATTGCAAC CATGAATGCTGATCGTGAAATCTTAAAGAGACGGAACACTACACCCTTGCGTCGTTCGAATTCATCGGGCAATTTAGCCAATCGTTTGGGACCCCGACGTCCCGTAGTTGGAGGTGCTGCTCAACGTATAGCCCGCAGGCGCATGGATAGACAACGCGGTGGCGCTCTTGAGCGAGGTGGCAGATCCTTGACAAACGGCAATCGTAGTCGATCTCGTAATCGCTCCACTGCACCACCAGTTCAAGGAAATGGTGTTAGGGGACGTTCTCGATCCCGATCTCGTCAAAATGTGGCAAATGCTGTTCCTCGTGGACGTTCCAGAAGTCGCAGCCGTCTTCCAGTCCGTTCTCGCAGCCGTAATAGGGGGCGCGAAGGAGCACCAGCAAAATCCTCCTTACCCATTAAAGCTCGTTTGGGCGTGCGCCCTGGTCCAAATGCAAAATCGACAGCTAACAATAGAAACGGGAATAGAAACGGCAATAGAAACAACAGAAGGCGCAGTGTCAGTATTGGTAGTCGTGGAATACAAGCGGGTCGTGTTCAAAAACGACGAAACTCAGCACCTCAAAATGCGACAAACCGAGTAAAAACTGGAAATAACAATCGTCCACGATCAAG ATCTGCCACTCGCAATGCCAATGGAATACAACAACGCCCACGTTCACGTTCTCGTTCCCGTTCTCGAACACGCAAGGGTCAGGTAGGTCAGCAAGGTGGTCCAGGCCAAGTGCAACAAAAACGTGGTCGCGGCCAAACACAGCAAAGAAGAAGCGTCCCGACTCAACAAAGAGGTCGTGGCGGCACAATGCAGCAAAGAGGTCGTGTCGGCCAAATGCAGCAAAGACGCGGTGGACAAGCGCAACAGAGAGGGCGTAGTCAGCAAAGGCGTGGCGGAAGTGCCAATAAAGCTCAAAAAGGTAGTAACAACCCCAAAGCAAATAGCCAACCAAGACGTGGACGTAGTCGCAGCCGAACTGGTGGACGCGGAGGTCCACGCGCCCAAG gaaaatccACAAAAGAGGCCGTTAACAAAGATGACCTCGACAAGGAGCTGGATCAATACATGGCCACAACCAAGACTGAAAATGATATGGATTTcttgttaaaaaattaa